In Gopherus flavomarginatus isolate rGopFla2 chromosome 5, rGopFla2.mat.asm, whole genome shotgun sequence, one DNA window encodes the following:
- the JMJD7 gene encoding bifunctional peptidase and (3S)-lysyl hydroxylase JMJD7 isoform X1: protein MCGRLAAAAAEGWLVRVGKGRRRRCGRCEELGLTESVPYLDSLLSPLEFYREWVCPNKPCIIQNAFSHWPALKKWTLTYLRKVAGSKIVSVAVTPNGYADAVYQDRFVMPEERHMLFSSFLDIVEKKVISPSVFYVQKQCSNLTEEFPELLGDVEPEVPWMSEALGKKPDAVNFWLGESAAVTSLHKDHYENLYCVISGEKHFLLHPPSDRPFIPYELYLPATYCIAEDGSFQVVDKKAADKVPWIPLDPLNPDLEQYPEYAQARPLRCTVKAGEMLYLPSLWFHHVQQSHGCIAVNYWYDMEYDLKYSYYQLLDSLTKAVTLV from the exons AGTTGGGACTGACGGAATCTGTGCCATACCTAGATAGTCTTCTGTCTCCGCTGGAATTTTATCGGGAATGGGTGTGTCCAAACAAGCCATGTATAATTCAGAATGCCTTCAGTCACTGGCCAGCTCTGAAGAAGTGGACATTAACTTATCTCAG GAAGGTAGCAGGCTCCAAGATAGTGAGTGTGGCAGTGACGCCAAATGGTTACGCCGATGCTGTTTATCAGGACCGGTTTGTCATGCCGGAGGAGCGGCACATGCTTTTCAGCAGCTTCCTGGACATTGTGGAGAAGAAAGTGATCTCCCCAAGTGTGTTCTATGTGCAGAAACAGTGTTCAAACCTGACTGAGGAGTTCCCTGAACTTTTAGGTGATGTGGAGCCTGAAGTACCCTGGATGAGTGaggcacttg gaaAGAAGCCCGATGCTGTGAATTTCTGGCTTGGCGAGTCTGCTGCTGTGACATCCT TGCATAAAGATCACTATGAGAACTTGTATTGTGTGATTTCTGGCGAGAAACATTTTCTGCTGCATCCACCAAGTGACCGCCCCTTCATCCCCTACG AGCTCTACCTACCTGCAACGTATTGCATAGCAGAAGATGGTTCGTTTCAGGTTGTGGATAAGAAGGCTGCAGACAAG GTACCATGGATTCCGCTGGATCCTTTAAATCCAGATCTTGAACAATACCCAGAGTATGCCCAGGCAAGGCCTTTGCGGTGCACAGTGAAAGCTGGTGAGATGTTGTACCTCCCTTCCCtctggtttcatcatgttcagcAGTCACATGGTTGTATAGCAG TGAATTATTGGTATGACATGGAATATGACCTGAAGTACAGCTACTATCAACTTTTAGATTCTCTCACAAAAGCTGTGACACTGGTTTAG
- the JMJD7 gene encoding bifunctional peptidase and (3S)-lysyl hydroxylase JMJD7 isoform X2: protein MAGAGGEGEAPALRAVRRCLAAFPVEARELGLTESVPYLDSLLSPLEFYREWVCPNKPCIIQNAFSHWPALKKWTLTYLRKVAGSKIVSVAVTPNGYADAVYQDRFVMPEERHMLFSSFLDIVEKKVISPSVFYVQKQCSNLTEEFPELLGDVEPEVPWMSEALGKKPDAVNFWLGESAAVTSLHKDHYENLYCVISGEKHFLLHPPSDRPFIPYELYLPATYCIAEDGSFQVVDKKAADKVPWIPLDPLNPDLEQYPEYAQARPLRCTVKAGEMLYLPSLWFHHVQQSHGCIAVNYWYDMEYDLKYSYYQLLDSLTKAVTLV from the exons AGTTGGGACTGACGGAATCTGTGCCATACCTAGATAGTCTTCTGTCTCCGCTGGAATTTTATCGGGAATGGGTGTGTCCAAACAAGCCATGTATAATTCAGAATGCCTTCAGTCACTGGCCAGCTCTGAAGAAGTGGACATTAACTTATCTCAG GAAGGTAGCAGGCTCCAAGATAGTGAGTGTGGCAGTGACGCCAAATGGTTACGCCGATGCTGTTTATCAGGACCGGTTTGTCATGCCGGAGGAGCGGCACATGCTTTTCAGCAGCTTCCTGGACATTGTGGAGAAGAAAGTGATCTCCCCAAGTGTGTTCTATGTGCAGAAACAGTGTTCAAACCTGACTGAGGAGTTCCCTGAACTTTTAGGTGATGTGGAGCCTGAAGTACCCTGGATGAGTGaggcacttg gaaAGAAGCCCGATGCTGTGAATTTCTGGCTTGGCGAGTCTGCTGCTGTGACATCCT TGCATAAAGATCACTATGAGAACTTGTATTGTGTGATTTCTGGCGAGAAACATTTTCTGCTGCATCCACCAAGTGACCGCCCCTTCATCCCCTACG AGCTCTACCTACCTGCAACGTATTGCATAGCAGAAGATGGTTCGTTTCAGGTTGTGGATAAGAAGGCTGCAGACAAG GTACCATGGATTCCGCTGGATCCTTTAAATCCAGATCTTGAACAATACCCAGAGTATGCCCAGGCAAGGCCTTTGCGGTGCACAGTGAAAGCTGGTGAGATGTTGTACCTCCCTTCCCtctggtttcatcatgttcagcAGTCACATGGTTGTATAGCAG TGAATTATTGGTATGACATGGAATATGACCTGAAGTACAGCTACTATCAACTTTTAGATTCTCTCACAAAAGCTGTGACACTGGTTTAG